The Agrobacterium cucumeris genome has a segment encoding these proteins:
- a CDS encoding sugar transferase, which produces MKSATQSAEQTLSSSEDFDVSFPIGGIAKRSFDMASAALALLIFSPIFLLIAALVKFSDPGPIFYGHRRVGHNGRYFHCLKFRTMAMNGDEMLRQYLAANPEAAEEWRATRKLKNDPRVTAVGAVLRKLSLDELPQLLNIIRGEMSVVGPRPVVDEELSYYESAAAYYLSTRPGLTGLWQISGRNDVSYKTRVAFDTQYVQNWSMRQDVFIIVKTIPAVCLSRGSY; this is translated from the coding sequence ATGAAGTCCGCGACCCAATCGGCTGAACAGACACTCAGCAGTTCCGAAGATTTCGATGTCAGTTTCCCTATCGGGGGCATCGCAAAACGCAGCTTCGATATGGCATCGGCTGCACTTGCGCTGCTCATCTTCAGCCCGATTTTCCTGTTGATCGCCGCTCTGGTGAAATTTTCCGATCCCGGCCCGATCTTTTATGGTCACCGGCGTGTGGGACATAATGGCCGCTATTTCCATTGCCTGAAATTCAGGACGATGGCGATGAACGGTGACGAGATGTTGCGGCAATATCTTGCCGCCAATCCGGAAGCCGCCGAGGAATGGCGCGCGACCCGCAAGCTCAAGAACGATCCGCGTGTCACCGCCGTCGGTGCCGTGCTGCGCAAGCTTAGCCTTGATGAACTGCCGCAGCTCCTCAACATCATCCGTGGTGAAATGAGCGTGGTTGGCCCGCGCCCCGTCGTTGACGAGGAACTGAGCTATTATGAAAGCGCTGCCGCTTATTATCTCAGCACCCGCCCTGGCCTGACCGGCCTGTGGCAGATCAGCGGCCGTAACGACGTCTCCTACAAGACCCGCGTGGCTTTCGACACGCAATATGTGCAGAACTGGTCGATGCGGCAGGATGTCTTCATCATCGTCAAGACCATTCCCGCCGTGTGCCTGTCGCGCGGCAGCTACTGA
- a CDS encoding polysaccharide biosynthesis/export family protein, which produces MNGLFATPRRPLAALVLAASVALAAPLCALAAEGGQYKLGTADKLRIRVAEWQPADGSIRNWDVINGDYSVGPSGALSLPFIGQLEVSGKTPSEVGEAIGAQLQSKFALRNLPSASVEIAQFRPIFLSGDVQTPGEYPYAANLTVLKAVSLAGGLRRSDAGQRFARDFINARGDAAVYDNQRARLLARQARLVAEVKGDQAIAKTPEMEKISEIDTLLASESALMKSRTERYTLQLKALTDLHALLQSEVESLNKKSETQNRQLQLANEDRDRVNRLNEQGLALSQRRISAEERAAEVESTLLDIDTQSLRAKQDINKATQDEINLRNDWVAQRSKELQDTEAELDKLNLQLTTSRELMSEALAQSAEAIRFDPSGKSATITYLVVREENGKPKEVKVDENTLLQPGDVIKVSSEILMQ; this is translated from the coding sequence ATGAACGGCCTTTTTGCCACCCCCCGCCGTCCGCTTGCCGCCCTCGTGCTTGCCGCTTCCGTCGCCCTGGCCGCACCGCTCTGCGCATTGGCGGCAGAGGGTGGGCAGTATAAGCTTGGCACCGCCGACAAGCTGCGCATCCGTGTTGCCGAATGGCAGCCGGCCGATGGCAGCATCCGCAACTGGGACGTCATCAACGGCGATTATTCCGTCGGCCCATCCGGCGCGCTGTCCTTGCCATTTATCGGCCAGCTGGAGGTTTCGGGGAAAACGCCTTCGGAAGTCGGTGAGGCGATCGGCGCCCAGCTTCAGAGCAAATTCGCGCTTCGCAACCTGCCTTCGGCTTCCGTCGAAATCGCCCAGTTTCGGCCGATCTTTCTGAGCGGCGACGTGCAGACGCCGGGAGAATATCCCTATGCCGCCAATCTCACGGTGCTGAAGGCCGTCAGTCTCGCCGGCGGCCTGCGTCGCTCCGATGCCGGCCAGCGTTTTGCCCGCGACTTTATCAATGCACGCGGCGATGCCGCCGTCTACGACAACCAGCGGGCAAGGCTGCTCGCCCGTCAGGCGCGATTGGTTGCCGAGGTCAAGGGCGATCAGGCCATCGCCAAGACGCCAGAAATGGAAAAGATCAGCGAGATCGATACGCTTCTGGCCAGCGAAAGCGCGCTGATGAAATCCCGTACCGAGCGTTATACGCTTCAGCTGAAGGCGCTGACGGATCTGCATGCCCTTTTGCAGAGTGAAGTCGAATCGCTGAATAAAAAATCGGAAACACAAAACCGCCAGCTCCAGCTCGCCAACGAGGACCGCGACCGCGTCAACCGGCTTAACGAGCAGGGGCTTGCACTGTCACAGCGGCGCATCTCGGCGGAAGAACGCGCGGCGGAGGTGGAATCCACCCTGCTTGATATCGACACGCAGTCGCTGCGCGCCAAGCAGGATATCAACAAGGCGACCCAGGACGAAATCAACCTGCGCAACGACTGGGTGGCACAGCGCTCCAAGGAACTGCAGGATACCGAAGCGGAACTCGACAAGCTCAATCTGCAGCTGACCACCAGCCGCGAATTGATGTCAGAGGCGCTGGCGCAATCGGCCGAGGCGATCCGTTTCGATCCATCGGGTAAATCCGCGACCATCACCTATCTTGTGGTGCGTGAGGAAAACGGCAAGCCGAAGGAAGTGAAGGTGGATGAAAACACCCTGCTTCAGCCCGGCGACGTCATCAAGGTTTCGTCCGAAATCCTGATGCAGTGA
- a CDS encoding O-antigen ligase family protein has product MRIAKSALIDPERNEIFGMAAVALSFFVFAYSSRFGQISVLAYYGMWLPLVVVNYRQVLGNYPRYLWIFAFGILTVLSSFWSEAASVTMRASIQYMTHIVCALIAMRVISIRTLTRGALIGIAVVLLYSLLFGIYLFDALDGTYSFVGAFSSKNQLGFYASLGVIFAAASVLVLKQRGIWLPIAGVTGLLSAYSLLASQSATSTITTAAVVALIIGFIPIGMLSPANRKMTFFVLGGLGGLLVVASLQFGLLDAILGVFGKDSTLTGRTYLWQQGIEAAKQTPILGVGYQGFWVAGFADAERLWNDFFITGRTGFHFHNTYIETVVENGIVGMVLLGMVLYGTLLGHLRSVLMRRSDPQGVILFAICALFVVRSFVEIDIIFPYQIGSFLLYFAAGKLCLPVKAAQNGETHPAIGMRLQTRA; this is encoded by the coding sequence ATGCGGATTGCCAAATCGGCGCTGATCGATCCCGAACGCAATGAAATCTTCGGAATGGCGGCTGTTGCGCTGTCATTCTTCGTGTTCGCCTACTCGTCGCGTTTCGGGCAGATCTCGGTTCTGGCCTATTATGGCATGTGGCTGCCGCTGGTGGTGGTCAACTACCGGCAGGTGCTTGGCAATTATCCGCGTTATCTGTGGATATTCGCCTTCGGTATCCTCACCGTGCTGTCCAGCTTCTGGTCGGAGGCAGCATCGGTGACCATGCGCGCCTCCATCCAGTACATGACGCATATCGTCTGCGCCTTGATCGCCATGCGGGTGATATCCATTCGGACGCTGACACGCGGCGCGCTGATCGGCATCGCCGTGGTTCTTTTGTATTCGCTGCTGTTCGGCATCTATCTCTTCGATGCGCTGGATGGCACGTATAGTTTCGTCGGCGCCTTCTCGTCGAAGAACCAGCTCGGTTTTTATGCCTCTCTCGGCGTCATTTTTGCAGCCGCCTCGGTGCTGGTTCTCAAACAGAGAGGCATCTGGCTGCCAATCGCCGGCGTTACCGGGCTTTTATCGGCTTATAGCCTCCTTGCATCGCAATCGGCGACATCCACCATCACCACCGCGGCGGTGGTTGCACTGATAATCGGCTTCATCCCTATCGGCATGCTGTCTCCCGCCAACCGCAAGATGACGTTTTTCGTGCTCGGCGGCCTTGGCGGGCTGCTTGTGGTCGCCTCCCTGCAATTCGGCCTGCTCGATGCCATTCTTGGTGTCTTCGGCAAGGATTCGACGCTTACCGGCCGCACCTATCTCTGGCAGCAGGGCATAGAGGCGGCAAAACAGACGCCAATCCTCGGTGTCGGTTATCAGGGTTTCTGGGTGGCGGGTTTTGCCGATGCCGAACGCCTGTGGAACGACTTCTTCATTACCGGCCGCACCGGCTTCCATTTCCATAATACCTATATCGAGACGGTGGTGGAAAACGGCATCGTCGGCATGGTGCTGCTTGGCATGGTGCTTTACGGAACGCTGCTCGGGCATCTGCGCTCGGTGCTGATGCGCAGGAGCGATCCGCAGGGCGTTATTCTCTTTGCGATCTGTGCGCTGTTCGTGGTGCGCTCCTTCGTGGAGATCGATATCATCTTCCCGTACCAGATCGGCTCGTTCCTGCTTTATTTCGCTGCCGGCAAACTGTGCCTGCCAGTGAAGGCAGCGCAGAATGGTGAAACTCACCCGGCGATCGGTATGCGGTTGCAGACAAGAGCCTAG
- a CDS encoding cupin domain-containing protein, whose product MSVDIGGRLRHLRLRHNISQRELARRAGVTNSTISLIESNTSNPSVGALKRILDGIPIGLAEFFAFEPETNRKAFYRADELVEIGKGPISFRQVGDNVFGRSLQILKECYQPGADTGKVPLVHDGEEGGIILSGRLEVTVDEERRVLGPGDAYYFESRRPHRFRCIGPVPCEVISACTPPTF is encoded by the coding sequence ATGTCGGTGGATATTGGCGGGCGTTTGCGCCATTTGCGGCTGCGTCACAACATTTCCCAGCGTGAACTGGCAAGGCGCGCCGGCGTGACCAATTCAACGATTTCGCTGATTGAGAGCAATACCTCCAACCCGTCCGTCGGCGCGCTGAAGCGTATTCTCGATGGCATACCCATTGGTCTTGCCGAATTTTTCGCCTTCGAGCCGGAGACGAACCGCAAGGCCTTCTATCGGGCGGATGAGTTGGTCGAGATCGGCAAGGGGCCAATCTCCTTCCGGCAGGTGGGCGACAATGTCTTCGGTCGCAGCCTGCAAATCCTGAAGGAATGTTACCAGCCGGGCGCCGATACCGGCAAGGTGCCACTGGTGCATGATGGCGAGGAGGGGGGCATCATCCTCTCCGGGCGTCTGGAAGTGACGGTTGATGAGGAGCGGCGGGTGCTGGGGCCGGGCGATGCCTATTATTTCGAGAGCCGCAGGCCGCACCGCTTCCGTTGCATCGGGCCGGTCCCGTGCGAAGTCATCAGCGCCTGTACGCCGCCCACCTTCTGA
- a CDS encoding HlyD family type I secretion periplasmic adaptor subunit yields the protein MFKKKNAIAEIKPQGQLEWYSEVPRSIRLHSSIGLAVLLASFGGFGYWAGTAPLSSAIIAQGSFVATGNNKIVQHLEGGIIKEMMVSEGDTVKEGDVLLTLDKTTALANERMLQLRRLRLETIVTRLRAEAQGEKTFKVPEIVMKEAGDPDINSIIQSQNIVFHSKIVKLDEQLNLIEKNIRSLEFRYAGYDGQKQSFDRQLALLTQERDSKERLAKDGVIRKTDMLALERAIADAMGDIARLTGEMNQSEAEIAKFKQEAIIAVNANKQAALDALETAESDLDSVREQVRGAAEVLERTVIRSPVNGTVVRAYYHTPGGVITTGKPIMEILPAHVPLILEAQVLRTSIDQLHEGQTAAIRLSALNRRTTPVLNGKVFYVSADSIEENAGLQVKDVYIVRVQVSDDEIAKVHNFHPVPGMPADVLIQTSERTFFEYLTKPISDSMSRAFKER from the coding sequence ATGTTCAAGAAGAAAAACGCCATTGCCGAAATCAAACCGCAGGGCCAGCTAGAATGGTATAGCGAAGTGCCGCGCTCCATCCGCCTGCACAGTTCCATCGGACTTGCCGTGCTGCTCGCCTCATTCGGCGGCTTCGGATATTGGGCCGGTACCGCACCGCTCTCTTCCGCCATCATTGCCCAGGGCAGCTTTGTCGCCACCGGCAACAACAAGATCGTCCAGCATCTGGAAGGCGGCATCATCAAGGAAATGATGGTCAGTGAAGGCGACACGGTCAAGGAAGGCGACGTGCTGCTGACGCTCGACAAGACGACGGCGCTTGCCAATGAACGCATGTTGCAGCTGCGGCGTCTTCGCCTTGAAACCATCGTGACGCGCCTTCGCGCCGAAGCGCAGGGCGAAAAGACTTTCAAGGTGCCCGAAATCGTCATGAAAGAGGCCGGCGATCCTGACATCAACTCCATCATCCAGAGCCAGAACATCGTGTTCCACAGCAAGATCGTCAAGCTCGACGAGCAGCTGAACCTGATCGAAAAGAATATCCGTTCGCTGGAGTTCCGCTATGCGGGTTATGACGGGCAGAAACAGTCCTTCGACCGGCAACTCGCCCTTCTGACGCAGGAGCGCGATTCCAAGGAAAGGCTCGCCAAGGACGGCGTCATCCGCAAGACCGATATGCTGGCACTGGAACGCGCCATTGCCGACGCCATGGGCGATATCGCCCGTCTGACCGGCGAGATGAACCAGAGCGAGGCGGAAATCGCCAAGTTCAAGCAGGAAGCGATCATTGCCGTCAACGCCAACAAACAGGCGGCGCTCGATGCGCTGGAAACGGCTGAATCCGATCTCGACAGTGTCCGGGAACAGGTGCGTGGCGCTGCCGAAGTGCTGGAACGCACCGTCATCCGCTCCCCCGTCAACGGCACGGTGGTGCGGGCCTATTATCATACCCCCGGGGGCGTCATCACCACAGGCAAGCCGATCATGGAAATCCTGCCCGCCCATGTTCCCCTGATCCTTGAGGCGCAGGTGCTCAGAACCTCCATCGATCAGCTACATGAAGGCCAGACCGCCGCGATCCGTCTGTCAGCGCTCAACCGCCGCACCACACCGGTTCTGAACGGCAAGGTGTTTTACGTTTCCGCCGACAGCATCGAGGAAAATGCCGGCCTGCAGGTCAAGGACGTCTATATCGTGCGCGTGCAGGTTTCCGACGACGAGATCGCCAAGGTCCATAATTTCCATCCCGTGCCCGGCATGCCGGCCGATGTTCTGATCCAGACCTCGGAGCGCACCTTCTTTGAATATCTGACCAAGCCGATCTCCGACAGCATGTCCCGCGCCTTCAAGGAAAGATGA